TGACGCGGTGCGCCGTGCGATAAAACCTTCCGTTCCGAACCCGTGGCATCGACCAGGACTTTTGTCTGAAACTGTTCGATGGTCCGGGTGCCCGATTTTTTAAAAGAAACAAGGATGATGCCATCCTGGGTCTCATAGCCCTGATAGGAGCTTGCAAATAAAAGGTCGCTTCCATTGTTGCTTGTTTCATCTGCTAGAAATGTACGAAGTTTTCGGAAGTCGAATACGATGGCGATCGGGTCGGCCGACCGCCAGAGATGCGACTCCTCGGAAGAGGAGATCCTGACCTGTTTACAGAAAGCCCCTACGACAGATTCCGGGAGATCAAATGTTTTCAAGGTCTCCAACGTCGAGCCGCCGCTCGAGAAATCATTGGCAAAAAAGTCCTTCGCTTTCTCGACCAGTAAGACTTTCCTGCCCGTCGCCGAGAGCTCACGTGCACAGACACCCCCCGCCGGACCCGCTCCGACAATAATCACATCATATTTTTTCATAAGGGATCTTTTCCAATGAAGGAGATGGGAATATGGCAAGATACCATGATACGATTTCATGAACAAGAACGTGTTGAACAGACAGATGTTAACCGAGCATCCCTAATTGGATAGTCAGGGCAGAGTTCCTTTATTACTGGAGCGCTCCCATGGTGTAATATACCAATAGGACCTATTCAGGTGAACGGGGTAAAGGCATGGGCGAGAAAAAAGCGCTATTTCGGTTTTACGAAGAACTGAACGATTTCCTTCCTCCTGAAAAAAGGAAAACAGACCTTCCCTACCGCTTCCATGAAAAACCGGCCATCAAAGATCCGATAGAAGCGATCGGCATCCCCCATACGGAGGTCGATCTGATTCTTGTTAACGGAAAATCGGTCGGTTTCAACTATTACTTACGACATGGTGACCGGGTATCCGTCTATCCCTTTTTCAAAACCCTCGATATCTCACCGATTGTAAAACTTCGAGGCAGACCCTCGCGAAAATCGACCTTTATTCTTGATGTGCATCTTGGTAAGTTGGCGAGATTACTCCGCCTGTTGGGGTTTGATGTCGCGTACAGGAACGATTATGCCGATCCGGATATCGTCCGTATTTCCGTAGATAAAACCCGCATCATTTTAACCCGAGACCGGCGA
Above is a genomic segment from Candidatus Manganitrophaceae bacterium containing:
- a CDS encoding twitching motility protein PilT, with the protein product MGEKKALFRFYEELNDFLPPEKRKTDLPYRFHEKPAIKDPIEAIGIPHTEVDLILVNGKSVGFNYYLRHGDRVSVYPFFKTLDISPIVKLRGRPSRKSTFILDVHLGKLARLLRLLGFDVAYRNDYADPDIVRISVDKTRIILTRDRRLLFRKEITHVYCLRSTDPKQQLKEVLKNFDLYAQVNSFRRCAECNGKIGAVQKSEIIDQLEPKTILYYDQFYRCEDCRKIYWKGSHYVNSTSKCNFGSWKERQAAVGSAVFL